One window of the Ureibacillus sp. FSL W7-1570 genome contains the following:
- a CDS encoding DUF2929 family protein, translated as MQYIMSFVWGIMLISMLSYVVGSILGVTTFDIVTTAVIAVIFIILVWIIAAIIPGESPKELKSDEH; from the coding sequence ATGCAATATATTATGTCATTCGTTTGGGGAATCATGTTGATTTCAATGTTGAGTTACGTGGTTGGTTCCATTTTGGGCGTAACAACATTTGATATTGTCACAACTGCTGTTATTGCAGTGATCTTTATCATCCTTGTTTGGATTATAGCTGCAATCATTCCAGGCGAGTCTCCAAAAGAACTTAAATCTGATGAACATTAA
- a CDS encoding competence protein CoiA family protein — MLVACTENKEPFVIHSKISHATLRRIKEEKNFFCPQCGEMVQLKIGNIKIPHFAHYSKSRCESHFSEGETVEHLSGKQQLFELFKSLQLHAELEPYLKELKQRPDLLIFKNGSAYAIEFQCSPINENRFFERNRGYLQKRIAPIWIPLTPGQKIKETPLQKINLSHQLQLFIAHAQKPKYLMTYDPANKQFVYLSNLIHFKGISFFGKVSRLPLFKQHFPFYIPKPLTKDEFSFVFKAYHHFIKQFLKSRVLVSRKGVNDLFLRSVYELRLNPGQLPTFLGVPISGNEALQACAVEWQTELLYFIRLNGIKIHAVNEQVIKDFFQWSGRADTDGAVQTVFQYVELLNELAIEDEKCPVKERHLEEVLYSQFLATTGKY, encoded by the coding sequence ATGCTGGTCGCATGCACGGAAAACAAAGAACCTTTTGTGATCCATTCAAAGATTTCCCATGCAACGTTAAGAAGGATAAAAGAAGAAAAGAATTTTTTTTGTCCCCAATGTGGAGAAATGGTCCAATTAAAGATCGGGAATATCAAAATCCCTCATTTTGCCCATTATTCCAAAAGCCGTTGTGAATCCCATTTTTCAGAAGGCGAAACGGTCGAACATCTGTCAGGAAAACAGCAGCTGTTTGAACTGTTCAAATCCCTTCAGCTCCATGCGGAACTCGAGCCCTATCTAAAGGAGTTAAAACAGCGCCCGGATTTATTGATTTTCAAGAATGGTTCGGCTTATGCCATCGAGTTTCAATGCAGCCCAATCAATGAGAATCGCTTTTTTGAACGGAACCGGGGGTACCTTCAAAAAAGGATTGCCCCGATTTGGATTCCGCTGACACCCGGTCAAAAAATAAAAGAAACTCCCCTCCAAAAAATCAACCTTTCCCATCAGCTCCAACTTTTCATTGCCCATGCCCAAAAGCCCAAATATTTGATGACTTACGACCCTGCCAACAAACAGTTTGTTTATTTGTCCAACCTTATTCATTTCAAGGGGATCAGTTTTTTCGGAAAGGTGAGCAGACTCCCGCTTTTCAAACAGCATTTCCCGTTTTATATCCCAAAGCCGTTGACCAAAGATGAATTTTCCTTTGTCTTTAAAGCATATCATCATTTTATAAAGCAATTTTTGAAATCCAGGGTTTTAGTTAGCCGAAAAGGTGTCAATGATTTATTTTTGAGAAGTGTTTATGAACTCCGATTGAATCCAGGGCAGCTTCCAACTTTTCTAGGAGTCCCGATCTCAGGGAATGAAGCGCTCCAGGCATGTGCCGTTGAATGGCAAACGGAACTTTTGTATTTCATCCGGCTGAATGGCATAAAGATACATGCAGTCAATGAACAAGTGATAAAGGATTTTTTTCAATGGTCCGGTCGGGCAGATACGGATGGGGCGGTTCAAACGGTCTTTCAATATGTGGAACTTCTCAATGAATTGGCCATTGAAGATGAGAAGTGTCCTGTAAAGGAGCGGCATCTGGAAGAGGTGCTTTACAGCCAATTTCTTGCAACGACAGGTAAATATTGA
- the trpS gene encoding tryptophan--tRNA ligase, translating to MKTIFSGVQPTGVITLGNYIGAFMQFPALQDEGNAIYCIVDQHAITVPQDPQELRQNIRTLAATYLATGIDPKKATLFIQSEVPAHTKAGWMLQCITSIGELERMTQFKDKSAKVGKEFVSVGLLTYPPLMAADILLYNTDIVPVGEDQKQHLELTRDLAERFNKRFGEVFKIPEIQLPKAGARIKSLQDPTKKMSKSDPNTKATIRLLDTPKEIMKKIKSAVTDSEGQIYFDEEKKPGVSNLLTIEAAITNKSIDEVVKKYEGLGYGAFKEGVATALIEHLTPIQERFNELIQTDELDKILDEGAEKANAIANETVKRMEIAMGIGRISR from the coding sequence ATGAAAACAATCTTTTCAGGAGTTCAACCAACGGGCGTTATTACTTTGGGAAATTATATCGGCGCCTTCATGCAATTCCCTGCGCTGCAAGATGAAGGAAACGCCATTTACTGCATCGTGGACCAACATGCCATCACCGTTCCGCAAGATCCCCAAGAATTGCGGCAAAACATTCGCACTCTTGCTGCCACTTATCTTGCAACGGGCATCGATCCGAAAAAAGCGACGTTATTTATCCAATCGGAAGTTCCTGCCCACACGAAAGCCGGCTGGATGCTGCAATGCATCACATCCATTGGGGAACTGGAACGAATGACGCAATTTAAAGATAAATCGGCGAAAGTCGGAAAAGAATTCGTTTCAGTCGGTCTTTTGACATATCCTCCATTAATGGCGGCAGATATCTTGCTTTATAATACAGATATCGTCCCTGTCGGAGAGGACCAAAAACAACATCTTGAATTGACCCGCGACTTGGCGGAGCGATTTAACAAACGCTTTGGCGAAGTGTTCAAAATTCCGGAAATCCAATTGCCAAAGGCGGGAGCCCGCATTAAATCCTTGCAGGATCCGACGAAAAAAATGAGCAAGTCCGACCCGAACACAAAAGCGACCATCCGCTTATTGGATACGCCAAAAGAAATTATGAAAAAAATCAAATCCGCGGTGACGGATTCCGAAGGCCAGATTTACTTCGATGAAGAAAAGAAACCGGGCGTTTCCAACCTGCTCACCATCGAAGCGGCCATTACAAACAAATCCATCGATGAAGTCGTGAAAAAATATGAAGGGCTTGGCTATGGCGCCTTTAAAGAAGGTGTGGCGACTGCCTTGATCGAGCATTTGACGCCAATTCAAGAACGCTTCAACGAACTTATCCAAACGGATGAATTGGATAAAATTCTGGATGAAGGTGCTGAAAAGGCCAATGCGATCGCCAACGAAACCGTTAAGAGAATGGAGATCGCGATGGGAATAGGTCGAATATCAAGATAA
- a CDS encoding CYTH domain-containing protein gives MSQEYEIEYKNVLTKEQYEQLLEEFNIQPQQIVRQVNHYLDTKHWHLKTLSSALRIREQKGKIVCTLKEQTAEHIHLETTDILTEEQRDEILEGKSFSAPSVRERLVELRVPVEELRLFGTLTTDRVEVPYEGGILVFDHSFYLHCDDYEVEYETKDSTLGKKLFLTFLRERKINIQTADKKIARFMKALQERKEEQ, from the coding sequence ATGAGCCAGGAATATGAAATTGAATATAAAAATGTTTTGACGAAAGAACAATATGAGCAATTACTGGAAGAATTCAACATACAGCCGCAACAAATCGTCCGGCAAGTGAACCATTACCTTGATACAAAACATTGGCACTTGAAAACATTATCAAGCGCCCTCCGCATCCGGGAACAAAAAGGAAAAATTGTATGCACTTTAAAGGAACAGACGGCTGAACATATCCACTTGGAAACAACGGATATTTTAACGGAAGAGCAAAGGGATGAAATACTTGAAGGAAAAAGCTTTTCGGCACCTTCCGTCAGGGAAAGACTGGTGGAGTTGCGGGTGCCGGTCGAAGAATTGCGCCTCTTTGGAACATTGACAACGGATCGGGTGGAAGTTCCATATGAAGGAGGAATCCTCGTTTTTGACCACTCCTTCTATTTGCACTGTGACGATTATGAGGTAGAATATGAAACAAAAGATTCCACACTCGGAAAAAAACTGTTTTTAACATTTTTGCGGGAGCGTAAAATAAATATTCAAACAGCCGACAAAAAAATTGCCCGCTTCATGAAGGCTTTACAGGAGAGAAAGGAGGAACAATGA
- the fabF gene encoding beta-ketoacyl-ACP synthase II has protein sequence MKRRVVVTGIGAVTPLGNTVDETWAAIKEGKSGIGPLTRVDAELFPAKVAAEVKDFDIEQFIERKEARRMDRFTHFALASALMAVKDADLKITDEIADRVGVWIGSGIGGMETYEQQFETFMNRGPRRVSPFFVPMMIPDMASGQVSIYLGAKGPNACTVTACASGTNSIGDAFKVIQRGDADVMITGGTEAPIVKMSLAGFCSATALSLNPDPNTASRPFDKERDGFVMGEGAGILVLEEYEFAKARGAKIYAEIIGYGATGDAYHITAPAPNGEGAARAIKRAIHDAGIDPTEIGYINAHGTSTPYNDLYETMAVKTVFGDYAYKLAMSSTKSMTGHLLGAAGGVEAIFTVLALKEGILPPTINLQNPDPECDLDYVPNEARKADIQYAMSNSLGFGGHNASLVFKKIEE, from the coding sequence ATGAAAAGGAGAGTAGTCGTTACCGGGATCGGCGCGGTTACGCCGCTTGGTAACACAGTTGATGAAACATGGGCAGCCATCAAAGAAGGGAAATCCGGCATTGGGCCGTTGACAAGGGTGGATGCTGAATTATTCCCTGCGAAAGTTGCTGCGGAAGTAAAAGATTTTGATATTGAACAATTTATTGAACGAAAAGAAGCAAGAAGAATGGACCGGTTCACTCATTTTGCCCTCGCATCGGCTTTGATGGCGGTGAAAGATGCGGATTTGAAAATTACCGATGAAATTGCCGATCGCGTCGGCGTTTGGATCGGCTCCGGAATCGGCGGAATGGAAACCTATGAACAGCAATTTGAAACATTCATGAACCGGGGTCCCCGTCGTGTAAGCCCGTTCTTCGTCCCAATGATGATTCCGGATATGGCGAGCGGACAAGTTTCCATTTATTTGGGAGCCAAAGGTCCAAATGCATGTACAGTGACTGCATGCGCATCAGGAACAAACTCGATCGGCGATGCGTTTAAAGTGATTCAGCGCGGTGATGCGGATGTGATGATTACCGGTGGGACAGAAGCACCGATCGTTAAAATGTCGCTTGCCGGTTTCTGTTCAGCCACGGCTCTTTCATTGAACCCGGATCCAAATACGGCATCCCGTCCATTTGATAAAGAACGCGACGGATTTGTCATGGGTGAAGGGGCAGGTATTCTGGTATTGGAAGAGTACGAATTTGCGAAAGCCCGCGGAGCAAAAATTTATGCGGAAATCATTGGCTACGGCGCAACAGGTGACGCGTACCATATTACAGCTCCGGCGCCAAATGGGGAAGGTGCCGCCCGCGCGATTAAACGTGCGATTCATGATGCGGGAATCGATCCGACAGAAATCGGCTATATCAACGCTCATGGTACAAGTACGCCATACAATGATTTATATGAAACGATGGCGGTGAAAACGGTATTTGGCGATTATGCCTACAAGCTTGCCATGAGTTCCACAAAGTCAATGACAGGGCACTTGCTTGGCGCTGCTGGCGGTGTGGAAGCGATCTTTACGGTATTGGCATTGAAAGAGGGCATTTTGCCTCCGACAATCAACTTGCAAAATCCGGATCCTGAATGTGATCTTGACTATGTGCCAAATGAGGCCCGCAAAGCGGATATTCAATATGCGATGAGCAACTCGCTGGGATTCGGCGGACATAATGCGAGCCTTGTGTTTAAAAAAATCGAAGAATAA
- a CDS encoding globin, whose product MNEKYKVPYEEIGAEKLKELIHAFYKRVDVHPLLRPLFPDDLKETIRKQIQFQTQYLGGPNLFTQEHGHPMMRARHMRFKITPDHAQAWLECMNEAMDEVGLEGPLREQYFQRLVLTAHHMINAPNEDEGGFD is encoded by the coding sequence ATGAATGAAAAATACAAGGTTCCTTATGAGGAAATAGGTGCTGAAAAGTTGAAAGAACTTATTCATGCATTTTATAAACGGGTTGATGTGCATCCATTACTCCGACCTTTGTTTCCGGATGATTTGAAAGAAACCATTCGCAAACAAATTCAATTTCAAACTCAATATTTAGGCGGCCCCAATTTATTTACACAAGAACATGGCCATCCAATGATGAGAGCAAGGCATATGCGGTTTAAAATCACGCCCGATCATGCCCAGGCTTGGCTGGAATGCATGAATGAAGCAATGGATGAAGTAGGGCTTGAAGGACCGTTACGCGAACAATATTTTCAACGTCTTGTGTTGACCGCGCATCATATGATCAATGCGCCGAACGAGGATGAGGGGGGATTCGATTGA
- the mecA gene encoding adaptor protein MecA, whose protein sequence is MDIERVNENTIKLFITYRDIEDRGYSREEIWYNRAKGEELFWDMIGEINTEEYFDLDGPIWIHVNASEQGLEVIVTRANVSDSDPGSLLSSFEEHEATIGHKDPFNPFDEDDVLNHEGIVNMSIYKFKDIDEIVPVANRLVEYGLNSSLYKYEDYYYIAIDFAGVNDSATRQNIRSILNEYLTSSKMTIYRLQEYGTIIMEEDCFETIVHYFD, encoded by the coding sequence ATGGACATCGAACGCGTAAATGAAAATACAATCAAGCTCTTTATCACATATCGTGATATTGAGGATCGCGGTTACAGCCGTGAAGAAATCTGGTATAACAGAGCAAAAGGCGAAGAATTGTTTTGGGATATGATTGGTGAAATCAACACGGAAGAATACTTCGATTTGGACGGTCCAATTTGGATTCATGTGAACGCCTCTGAACAAGGTTTGGAAGTCATTGTCACACGTGCCAATGTTTCCGATTCAGATCCAGGCTCACTGCTCTCCAGTTTTGAAGAACACGAAGCAACAATTGGCCATAAAGACCCATTCAATCCCTTCGACGAAGATGATGTGTTAAATCATGAAGGAATTGTCAATATGTCCATATATAAATTCAAAGATATTGATGAAATCGTGCCAGTAGCGAACCGATTAGTCGAGTATGGGTTAAACAGCTCTTTATATAAATATGAAGATTATTACTACATTGCCATTGATTTTGCCGGTGTGAATGATAGTGCAACCCGTCAAAATATCCGTTCCATTTTGAATGAGTATTTAACAAGCTCCAAAATGACGATTTATCGTCTGCAAGAATATGGAACAATCATCATGGAAGAAGATTGCTTCGAAACGATTGTTCATTATTTTGATTAA
- the pepF gene encoding oligoendopeptidase F, translating to MAKKLMTREEVPVELTWDLSTIFPSDEAWEQEFKELEQLIGEAEKYKGKATKSAKSLYETLQFSDKISERFGKLYVYSHLKHDEDTTKSKYQGMESRARSLGAKINAAWSFLTPEILSLSEEQIQQYLDEHEPLRLYTQMFKELNLQRPHVLTADKEAILAQFSEVTSSPGTTFSALNNADLEFPVIKNDEGEEVQLTHGNYITFLESEDRDVRKNAFKAMYDTYGKFINTFASTLAGNVKAHNVYARIRNYNSARHRALASNNIPEKVYDQLIETIHEYLPALHRYVKVRKKALELDELHMYDLFVPLVKKVKIDMPYEKAKEIMVKSFAPLGEEYQSIVQEGLNSRWVDVLENKGKRSGAYSSGTYGTNPYVLMNWQNNIDNLFTLAHEFGHSMHSYYTRKNQPYPYADYSIFVAEVASTCNEELLFDHLLKTTDDKQVKLYLLNHWLDSFRSTVYRQTMFAEFEHMIHEMDRNGEAITAERLTEIYYDLNKQYFGEEMTVDEEIGLEWARIPHFYYNYYVYQYATGQSAAVALSRQILEEGKTAVDRYINNFLKAGCSDFPIEVLRKAGVDMESREPIAQACKVFEEKLNELESLLLK from the coding sequence ATGGCAAAAAAACTGATGACACGCGAAGAAGTGCCAGTGGAACTGACTTGGGATTTATCGACGATTTTCCCTTCAGACGAGGCATGGGAACAAGAATTTAAAGAGCTTGAACAACTAATAGGAGAAGCGGAAAAATATAAGGGCAAAGCGACAAAAAGCGCAAAAAGTTTATATGAAACATTGCAGTTCAGCGACAAAATTTCTGAACGCTTTGGTAAGCTTTACGTTTATAGCCATTTAAAACATGACGAAGACACAACGAAAAGCAAATATCAGGGGATGGAAAGCCGCGCTCGTTCTTTAGGCGCAAAAATCAACGCCGCCTGGTCTTTCTTGACACCGGAAATTTTATCTTTGTCAGAGGAACAAATTCAGCAATATTTGGATGAACATGAACCATTGCGCCTTTATACGCAAATGTTCAAAGAATTGAACTTGCAGCGTCCGCATGTATTGACGGCGGACAAAGAAGCCATTTTGGCCCAATTTTCCGAAGTGACAAGCTCTCCAGGCACCACTTTCAGCGCGTTGAACAATGCGGATTTGGAATTTCCGGTCATAAAAAATGATGAAGGCGAAGAAGTGCAGCTCACTCACGGCAATTACATCACGTTTTTGGAAAGCGAAGACCGTGACGTGAGAAAAAATGCTTTCAAAGCGATGTATGACACGTACGGCAAGTTCATTAACACCTTTGCTTCCACATTGGCGGGCAACGTGAAAGCGCACAATGTGTATGCGAGAATCCGCAACTACAATTCCGCACGCCATCGCGCACTTGCAAGCAACAACATCCCGGAAAAAGTGTATGATCAATTGATTGAAACGATCCATGAATATTTGCCTGCTCTGCATCGTTATGTAAAGGTGCGCAAAAAAGCGTTGGAACTCGATGAATTGCACATGTATGACCTGTTCGTTCCCCTTGTAAAGAAAGTGAAAATCGACATGCCGTATGAAAAGGCGAAAGAGATAATGGTGAAAAGTTTCGCTCCATTGGGGGAAGAATATCAATCCATTGTGCAGGAAGGGTTGAACAGCCGCTGGGTGGATGTGTTGGAGAATAAAGGAAAACGCAGCGGGGCCTATTCTTCGGGAACCTATGGCACAAATCCGTATGTATTGATGAACTGGCAAAACAATATCGACAACTTATTCACATTGGCCCATGAATTCGGCCACAGTATGCACAGCTACTATACGAGAAAAAACCAGCCATATCCTTATGCGGACTACTCCATTTTCGTTGCGGAAGTCGCTTCCACATGCAATGAGGAGCTGTTGTTCGATCATTTATTGAAAACAACCGATGATAAGCAAGTGAAGCTTTATCTTCTCAACCATTGGCTGGACAGCTTCAGAAGCACGGTTTACCGACAAACGATGTTTGCGGAATTTGAACATATGATCCACGAAATGGACCGGAACGGGGAAGCCATCACGGCAGAACGGTTGACGGAAATTTATTATGATTTGAATAAACAATACTTTGGCGAAGAAATGACGGTGGATGAAGAAATCGGCTTGGAATGGGCGAGAATCCCGCACTTCTATTACAATTACTACGTTTATCAATATGCGACAGGTCAAAGTGCGGCAGTCGCTTTGAGCCGTCAAATATTGGAGGAAGGAAAAACGGCGGTGGACCGTTACATCAACAACTTCCTGAAAGCCGGATGTTCCGATTTCCCAATTGAAGTGCTGAGAAAAGCCGGAGTTGACATGGAATCCAGAGAACCGATCGCCCAAGCTTGCAAAGTGTTTGAAGAAAAATTAAATGAATTGGAATCTCTGTTGTTAAAATAG
- a CDS encoding GTP pyrophosphokinase family protein — MGQWERFLEPYKQAVDELKVKFRGMRSQFTTEGLTSPIEFVTGRVKPLASIYDKSIEKGVPFEPSEQLARELQDIAGIRIMCQFVDDISTVVNLIRGREDLKVIEEKDYITNKKPSGYRSYHMIAEYPVETVKGKKTVLVEIQIRTLAMNFWASIEHSLNYKYKGDFPEEIKLRLKRAAEAAFRLDEEMSSIRHEIQEAQAFFSENKEAQNPKIREEKERE; from the coding sequence ATGGGGCAATGGGAACGTTTTTTGGAGCCTTATAAACAAGCAGTGGATGAGTTGAAAGTGAAATTCCGGGGGATGCGATCCCAGTTTACGACAGAAGGGTTGACTTCACCCATCGAATTTGTGACCGGCCGGGTAAAACCGCTGGCAAGCATATACGACAAAAGCATTGAAAAAGGCGTACCCTTTGAACCTTCCGAACAATTGGCAAGAGAACTGCAAGACATCGCCGGCATCCGCATTATGTGCCAGTTTGTGGATGATATATCGACGGTCGTCAATTTAATCCGCGGGCGGGAAGATTTAAAGGTCATTGAGGAAAAGGATTATATTACGAATAAAAAACCGAGCGGCTACCGTTCCTATCATATGATCGCGGAATATCCGGTGGAAACGGTGAAAGGCAAAAAGACGGTGCTGGTCGAAATACAAATCCGCACGCTGGCCATGAATTTTTGGGCATCAATCGAACATTCTTTAAATTACAAATATAAAGGCGACTTCCCGGAAGAAATCAAATTGCGCTTGAAGCGCGCAGCTGAAGCCGCTTTTCGACTGGATGAAGAAATGTCGTCGATCAGACATGAAATCCAGGAGGCCCAGGCTTTTTTCAGCGAAAATAAGGAAGCTCAAAATCCGAAGATCCGAGAGGAAAAGGAGCGTGAATAG
- a CDS encoding beta-ketoacyl-ACP synthase III — MNAGILGLGKYVPEKVVTNLDLEKILDTNDEWIRTRTGIQERRIAREDEHSSDMAYEAAKQALENSGISPEQIGLILVATITPDRAFPSVACQLQDRLGAINAAAMDVSAACSGFIYALATAKLYVESNTYDYVLIVGVEKLSKITDWKDRNTAVLFGDGASAAVVGKVSEGRGILAFELGADGTGGKYLHMNDEDFIYMNGREVFKFAVRQMGATALSVLEKAGLSKEDVDFLVPHQANIRIMEAARERLELSEDKLSKRIHKYGNTSSSSIGIALKDELDEGKIKDDDIVVLVGFGGGLTWGGAVIRWGK; from the coding sequence ATGAATGCTGGAATTCTCGGATTAGGTAAATATGTTCCTGAAAAAGTTGTGACGAATTTGGATTTGGAAAAAATTTTAGATACAAACGATGAGTGGATCCGCACGCGAACAGGAATCCAGGAAAGAAGAATTGCCCGTGAGGATGAACATTCTTCCGACATGGCCTATGAAGCAGCCAAGCAAGCCCTTGAAAACTCCGGAATTTCACCGGAGCAAATCGGATTGATTTTGGTTGCCACGATTACGCCGGATCGTGCCTTCCCAAGCGTGGCATGCCAACTCCAGGATCGATTGGGGGCCATCAATGCGGCTGCCATGGATGTTTCAGCCGCTTGTTCCGGATTTATTTATGCCCTTGCAACAGCGAAATTGTATGTTGAAAGCAACACTTATGACTATGTATTAATCGTTGGTGTAGAAAAATTATCGAAAATTACGGATTGGAAAGATCGCAATACGGCGGTTCTGTTTGGTGATGGCGCAAGCGCTGCGGTTGTCGGCAAAGTGTCGGAAGGACGCGGCATTTTGGCCTTTGAATTAGGGGCGGATGGCACTGGCGGAAAATATTTGCATATGAACGATGAAGATTTTATTTATATGAACGGCCGCGAAGTGTTCAAGTTTGCGGTGCGCCAAATGGGGGCGACGGCATTGTCCGTCCTTGAAAAGGCGGGCCTTTCAAAAGAAGATGTGGATTTCCTTGTGCCGCACCAGGCAAATATCCGCATCATGGAAGCGGCGAGGGAAAGACTGGAACTTTCGGAAGATAAATTGTCCAAACGCATCCATAAGTACGGAAACACATCCTCCTCTTCCATCGGCATCGCTTTGAAAGATGAACTGGATGAAGGAAAAATCAAAGATGACGATATCGTAGTTCTTGTTGGATTCGGTGGCGGGCTCACTTGGGGCGGCGCTGTCATCCGATGGGGAAAATAA
- the spxA gene encoding transcriptional regulator SpxA yields the protein MVTLYTSPSCTSCRKAKAWLEQHDIPYRERNIFSEPLTISEIKEILRMTEDGTDEIISTRSKVFQKLNVDVESLPLQKLYELIQEHPGLLRRPIILDEKRLQVGFNEDEIRRFLPRKVRAYQLMEAQKMVN from the coding sequence ATTGTAACATTATATACATCACCAAGCTGTACATCATGCAGAAAAGCGAAAGCTTGGCTTGAGCAGCATGATATTCCATATAGAGAACGCAACATTTTTTCCGAGCCTCTTACAATCAGTGAAATCAAAGAAATTTTGCGAATGACAGAGGATGGAACAGACGAGATCATTTCCACACGCTCAAAAGTGTTCCAAAAGTTGAATGTGGATGTAGAAAGCTTGCCTTTGCAAAAATTATATGAATTGATCCAGGAACATCCAGGACTTCTTCGCCGGCCAATTATTTTGGACGAAAAACGTCTACAAGTCGGTTTTAATGAAGATGAAATCCGTCGGTTCCTGCCACGGAAAGTTCGTGCTTACCAATTGATGGAAGCCCAAAAAATGGTCAATTAA
- a CDS encoding transglycosylase SLT domain-containing protein, which translates to MDAAMMKTILEIDALRSLDTTSVNSTDGDSLFAEIFSEILAQTQASDNVESALLKAIDNFSEENGLNDEVKNYLSNYLLSNPNPYITKAYEKVINNAGSATESVGASATATDAKYLDIVKKASARFGVPEKLILAVIKQESNFNPNAVSSAGATGLMQLMPGTAKYLGVSNLKDPEQNIMGGTKYLRQMLDQFNNNFELALAAYNAGPGNVKKYGGIPPFKETQNYVKKVLTYYKNM; encoded by the coding sequence ATGGACGCAGCCATGATGAAAACCATTTTGGAAATCGATGCACTCCGTTCGCTGGACACCACTTCCGTCAATTCGACGGATGGAGACAGCTTGTTTGCCGAAATTTTTTCGGAAATATTGGCACAAACCCAGGCAAGCGATAATGTGGAAAGTGCGCTTTTAAAAGCCATAGACAACTTTTCCGAAGAAAACGGGTTAAATGATGAAGTGAAGAACTATTTATCCAATTACTTATTATCCAATCCCAATCCTTACATAACGAAAGCGTATGAAAAAGTCATAAACAATGCCGGTTCCGCAACCGAATCAGTCGGAGCATCGGCAACGGCAACGGATGCCAAATATTTGGATATCGTGAAAAAAGCTTCCGCCCGGTTTGGGGTACCTGAAAAACTTATCCTTGCAGTGATCAAACAGGAATCGAATTTCAATCCGAATGCGGTGAGCTCTGCAGGGGCAACCGGGCTGATGCAACTCATGCCGGGCACCGCGAAATATTTGGGTGTATCCAACTTAAAGGACCCTGAGCAAAACATTATGGGCGGCACAAAGTATTTGCGCCAAATGCTTGACCAATTCAACAACAATTTTGAATTGGCGTTGGCGGCCTACAATGCGGGACCTGGAAATGTGAAAAAATACGGGGGCATTCCTCCGTTCAAAGAAACTCAAAACTATGTGAAGAAAGTGCTAACCTACTATAAAAACATGTAA
- a CDS encoding DsbA family protein has product MNNIQLLSEPVASEKTTKPIELYVFIDPLCPNAFKMQSMLKKLQLEYEHYFTWRYVLSTELTTLNCVTRRIKGCLTGADVDITHPALPSLAIKAAELQGKKAANRYIRKLQEHVLLETKNVLSYTSLIDIAKEAKLDQEEFIKDFGSKEAVRAFQCDLYITREMEIDEVPSIVFFNECIEDEGLKVSGMYSYEIYVQILQEMLDEEIVRKPLPTFEELFQRFQYLTTDEVASIYSISVSDAERELKKRMLQQKIERISNDAVTLWRLKQPTFSF; this is encoded by the coding sequence TTGAATAATATCCAACTGTTGTCAGAACCTGTTGCATCCGAGAAAACAACGAAACCGATCGAGTTATATGTTTTTATTGACCCGCTTTGTCCAAATGCCTTCAAAATGCAGTCAATGTTAAAAAAGCTCCAATTGGAGTATGAACATTATTTCACTTGGAGATACGTGTTAAGCACAGAATTGACCACTTTAAACTGTGTCACACGGCGTATCAAAGGGTGTTTAACAGGTGCTGATGTGGATATTACTCATCCTGCCTTACCCTCCCTTGCAATAAAGGCAGCCGAATTGCAAGGAAAAAAAGCGGCGAACCGTTATATCCGGAAGCTGCAGGAACACGTATTATTGGAAACGAAAAACGTCCTCTCCTATACGTCTTTGATCGACATTGCCAAGGAAGCGAAGTTGGATCAGGAAGAGTTCATTAAAGACTTTGGATCAAAAGAAGCGGTGCGGGCCTTCCAATGTGATTTATACATCACACGGGAAATGGAAATCGATGAAGTTCCAAGCATCGTATTCTTCAATGAATGTATCGAAGACGAAGGGTTAAAAGTAAGCGGAATGTATTCTTACGAAATTTATGTCCAAATCTTGCAAGAGATGTTGGACGAGGAAATCGTCAGAAAACCGCTGCCAACCTTCGAAGAACTGTTCCAACGTTTTCAATATTTGACGACCGATGAAGTGGCAAGCATTTATTCCATCTCCGTGAGCGATGCGGAGCGGGAATTGAAAAAACGCATGCTGCAGCAAAAAATCGAGCGTATTTCAAACGATGCGGTGACATTATGGAGGCTTAAACAACCGACCTTTTCATTCTAG